One window of Rubrivirga sp. SAORIC476 genomic DNA carries:
- the panC gene encoding pantoate--beta-alanine ligase, producing MPAMQAEADAARAAGRRLALVPTLGALHAGHLALVREARERVGPDGHVTVSIFVNPTQFGPGEDFAAYPRTMDADLDLLAHLADPERGDAGVNVVFAPTPETMYPFGLPPYAMVSVRDLDRHLCGAHRPGHFAGVTTVVAKLFLACRPHLAVFGQKDAQQLAILRRMTDDLGFGIELVGHPIVREADGLALSSRNAYLSPEERAQAVVLSQALRAAEASVALGARDAAAIRGAMASQFATVPLARVQYIEIVDADTLQPVDTLSAESPSEGRYLAALAVHFGTTRLIDNTTLVVGK from the coding sequence ATCCCCGCCATGCAGGCCGAGGCGGACGCGGCGCGTGCAGCGGGCCGTCGCCTCGCGCTCGTGCCGACGCTCGGTGCGCTCCACGCCGGTCACCTCGCGCTGGTCCGCGAAGCGCGTGAGCGGGTCGGGCCGGACGGGCACGTGACGGTCTCCATCTTCGTCAACCCGACCCAGTTTGGGCCAGGCGAGGACTTCGCGGCGTACCCGCGCACGATGGACGCGGACCTCGATCTGCTCGCCCACCTCGCTGACCCCGAGCGGGGCGACGCAGGCGTCAACGTCGTCTTCGCGCCGACGCCCGAGACGATGTACCCGTTCGGCCTGCCGCCCTACGCGATGGTCTCAGTCCGCGATCTCGACCGGCATCTCTGCGGGGCGCACCGGCCGGGCCACTTCGCGGGCGTCACGACGGTGGTGGCGAAGCTCTTCCTGGCATGCCGTCCGCACCTGGCCGTGTTCGGGCAGAAGGACGCGCAGCAGCTGGCCATCCTGCGCCGCATGACCGACGACCTCGGCTTCGGGATCGAGCTGGTCGGCCACCCGATCGTGCGTGAGGCCGACGGGCTGGCGCTGTCGTCGCGCAATGCCTACCTCTCGCCCGAGGAGCGGGCGCAGGCGGTGGTCCTGTCGCAGGCGCTGCGTGCGGCCGAGGCGTCGGTGGCGCTCGGGGCGCGCGACGCGGCAGCGATCCGCGGGGCGATGGCCTCTCAGTTCGCCACGGTGCCCCTGGCACGCGTCCAGTACATCGAGATCGTCGATGCGGACACGCTGCAGCCGGTCGACACGCTCTCTGCGGAAAGCCCTTCCGAGGGCCGCTACCTTGCAGCTCTCGCCGTCCACTTCGGCACCACCCGACTCATCGACAACACGACGCTGGTCGTGGGGAAGTAG
- the panD gene encoding aspartate 1-decarboxylase, with protein sequence MTITLFKGKLHRLTVTEAALHYEGSITLDRELMEAAGILPYERVQVVNVHNGARLETYTIPSAPGSRTVCLNGPAARLCAPGDLVVVMAYADMTPEEAETHQPRVVLVDGENNPTEVFDLDGADVSDPTRPAVTNAVDVRDLFAPRLGRTLPTRSGGGRRTGR encoded by the coding sequence ATGACGATCACGCTGTTCAAGGGCAAGCTGCACCGGCTCACCGTCACCGAGGCCGCCCTCCACTACGAAGGCTCGATCACGCTCGACCGTGAGCTGATGGAGGCCGCTGGCATCCTGCCGTACGAGCGGGTCCAGGTCGTCAACGTCCACAACGGGGCGCGGCTGGAGACCTACACGATTCCCTCGGCACCGGGCTCGCGGACGGTGTGCCTCAACGGGCCCGCGGCTCGCCTTTGCGCGCCCGGCGACCTCGTCGTGGTGATGGCCTACGCCGACATGACGCCCGAGGAGGCCGAGACGCACCAGCCTCGCGTGGTGCTGGTGGACGGGGAGAACAACCCGACCGAGGTGTTCGACCTCGACGGCGCCGACGTGTCGGACCCGACGCGCCCGGCCGTCACCAACGCGGTCGACGTGCGGGACCTCTTCGCGCCGCGCCTCGGGCGAACGCTCCCGACGCGGTCCGGCGGTGGGAGGCGGACGGGCCGGTGA
- a CDS encoding MORN repeat-containing protein translates to MVARRLAPLVALLLPLAALAQDGLPVGFGFAYLGGTDGQPVVTAVAPGSGAEAGGLAAGDSLVTVDGQSVTGTVDVQAVLVAARDAGPTATFEVVRDGAPRTLTLGTAPYDPAVLSRLAVVFLCVSGDCLDGQGEWAAPDGERYAGAFVGGRRHGDGRLALTNGALYVGTFRDGLLDGRGTYIWADGDLYVGEVRDGAPHGDGVRTYDDGGVYTGEFVGGSRHGTGTFRRPDGTVWTGVWVDGEGVRGTHHAADGAPVSEGPFAD, encoded by the coding sequence ATGGTCGCCCGCCGCCTCGCCCCCCTCGTCGCCCTCCTGCTGCCTCTCGCCGCCCTTGCGCAGGACGGCCTGCCGGTCGGGTTCGGGTTCGCCTACCTCGGCGGCACCGACGGCCAGCCGGTCGTGACCGCCGTCGCGCCCGGCAGCGGCGCCGAGGCGGGCGGCCTCGCAGCCGGCGACTCGCTCGTCACCGTCGACGGGCAGTCCGTCACCGGCACAGTGGACGTGCAGGCGGTCCTGGTCGCCGCCCGCGACGCCGGACCGACGGCCACCTTCGAGGTCGTCCGGGACGGGGCTCCGCGGACGCTCACGCTCGGCACCGCGCCCTACGACCCCGCCGTCCTGTCCCGCCTCGCGGTCGTCTTCCTCTGCGTGTCTGGCGACTGCCTCGACGGCCAGGGCGAGTGGGCCGCCCCCGACGGCGAGCGCTACGCAGGCGCCTTCGTCGGCGGCCGACGCCACGGAGACGGGCGCCTCGCCCTCACCAATGGCGCCCTCTACGTCGGGACCTTCCGCGACGGCCTGCTCGACGGCCGCGGCACCTACATCTGGGCCGATGGCGACCTCTACGTCGGCGAGGTCCGCGACGGCGCCCCCCACGGAGACGGGGTGCGGACCTACGACGACGGCGGCGTCTACACCGGCGAGTTCGTCGGCGGGTCGCGCCACGGCACCGGCACCTTCCGCCGACCCGACGGGACGGTGTGGACGGGCGTCTGGGTGGATGGAGAGGGCGTCCGCGGCACCCACCACGCGGCCGACGGCGCGCCAGTCTCCGAAGGGCCGTTCGCCGACTGA
- the ndk gene encoding nucleoside-diphosphate kinase encodes MERTLAIIKPDAVAAGHAGKILDRILDEGFAVRAMELVTLTRGQAEGFYAVHAERPFFGELTEFMSSGPCIPLVLERDDAVAKWREVIGATNPAEAAEGTIRKQFATSMGENAVHGSDSPENGVKEGRYFFPESEIVRNGADVIDA; translated from the coding sequence ATGGAGCGCACGCTCGCCATCATCAAGCCCGACGCCGTGGCCGCCGGCCACGCGGGCAAGATCCTCGACCGCATCCTCGACGAGGGCTTCGCCGTCCGCGCGATGGAGCTCGTCACCCTGACGCGCGGCCAGGCCGAGGGCTTCTACGCCGTCCACGCCGAGCGCCCCTTCTTCGGCGAGCTGACCGAGTTCATGTCGTCCGGCCCCTGCATCCCGCTCGTGCTGGAGCGCGACGACGCCGTTGCGAAGTGGCGCGAGGTCATCGGCGCCACCAACCCGGCCGAGGCGGCCGAGGGCACCATCCGCAAGCAGTTCGCGACGAGCATGGGCGAGAACGCCGTCCACGGCTCCGACTCGCCGGAGAACGGCGTCAAGGAGGGCCGCTACTTCTTCCCTGAGAGCGAGATCGTCCGCAACGGCGCCGACGTGATCGACGCGTAG
- the thrA gene encoding bifunctional aspartate kinase/homoserine dehydrogenase I: MSDRLIHVAKFGGTSVGTPDRVRRVVELSTSPETDGMRRVVVSSAFGGVTDRLLAAIEAAVGRTGAHREILREVRERHEAALLALVAEAEQAAVRMQVETLFTEVGELLYGVYLLRQCDARFKDAIVSAGERASVPIVAAAFRAAGHGAVALDATAFVRTDDGFGEAAVDFDATRGLVRAALAEVPDDTVAVVTGFVASTADGVTTTLGRSGSDYTATILAGALDAAECVIWTDVDGVLSADPRQVPDAFSLPRLSYQEAAELAHFGAKVLHPRTMRPLLRGGIPLRIKNTLRPEAAGTEIGPADPDVPPSIRAVTAIRDAALIRVDGASVLEVPDLARRIFEPLAEAGVPVFLVAQASAEGSIGLAIRQADADAVVRLLERALARELERGDVRSVRAEAGGAVVAAVGSGMHAAAGLAGRFFATLASAHVNVRAVAQGGGDHTISAVVADAEAALAVGALHEAFAMRRLRTHLVVVGAGSLGRRLLALLDAQIPRLLDHGLNVVLAGVADSRRLLWDPSGLDPASAADRLPEGDPTDLDGLVTRLTGARLERLVVVDATASAAVAERHAAWLGAGVAVVTPNKEATGRSAAAWGEAQRASRVGEAPYLYDASVGAGLGLVGRLRDLVRTGDRVLEIEGVLSGTLSYVMNRMRDGAAFSEAVRDARTAGLAEPDVRDDLSGRDVARKLALLAREVGVAVSAADVSVESLVPDGLEAVSLETFWERLPEADAAWQARLGGASAGEVQYVARLGADGAIRAGVESVRAEAGSLLAALRGSEIAVVVRTERTGDHPIFFQGPGASADVTAAVVLADVVRAAEAMR, encoded by the coding sequence GTGTCCGACCGCCTGATCCACGTCGCCAAGTTCGGCGGCACCTCCGTCGGGACGCCCGACCGCGTCCGCCGCGTCGTCGAGTTGTCGACCAGTCCTGAGACGGACGGGATGCGGCGGGTGGTCGTGTCGTCGGCGTTCGGGGGCGTGACCGACCGGCTGCTGGCGGCCATCGAGGCGGCGGTGGGGCGGACGGGCGCGCATCGCGAGATCCTGCGGGAGGTCCGCGAGCGGCACGAGGCGGCGCTGCTGGCGCTCGTCGCCGAGGCCGAGCAGGCGGCGGTACGGATGCAGGTCGAGACGCTGTTCACCGAGGTCGGCGAGCTGCTGTACGGCGTGTACCTGCTGCGGCAGTGCGACGCGCGCTTCAAGGACGCCATCGTGTCGGCAGGCGAGCGGGCGTCGGTGCCCATCGTGGCGGCGGCGTTCCGGGCGGCGGGCCACGGCGCCGTGGCGCTCGACGCGACCGCGTTCGTCCGCACCGACGACGGCTTCGGGGAGGCGGCCGTCGACTTCGACGCGACGCGCGGGCTCGTCCGCGCCGCCCTCGCGGAGGTGCCGGACGATACCGTCGCGGTGGTGACGGGCTTCGTGGCCTCCACCGCAGACGGCGTCACGACGACGCTCGGACGCTCGGGCTCCGACTACACCGCCACCATTCTCGCGGGCGCGCTCGACGCCGCCGAGTGCGTCATCTGGACCGACGTGGACGGCGTGCTCTCGGCCGACCCGCGCCAGGTGCCGGACGCCTTCTCGCTGCCGCGGCTGAGCTACCAGGAGGCCGCCGAACTGGCCCACTTCGGTGCCAAGGTGCTGCACCCGCGCACGATGCGCCCGCTGCTGAGGGGCGGCATCCCGCTGCGCATCAAGAACACGCTCCGGCCCGAGGCGGCGGGCACCGAGATCGGCCCGGCCGACCCGGACGTGCCGCCGTCGATCCGCGCCGTGACCGCCATCCGTGACGCGGCGCTGATCCGGGTGGATGGCGCGTCGGTGCTGGAGGTGCCGGACCTCGCGCGGCGCATCTTCGAGCCGCTGGCCGAGGCGGGCGTGCCGGTGTTCCTCGTGGCCCAGGCGTCGGCGGAGGGCAGCATCGGCCTCGCCATCCGTCAGGCCGACGCCGACGCGGTGGTGCGCCTGCTGGAGCGCGCGCTGGCGCGCGAGCTGGAGCGGGGCGACGTGCGCAGCGTCCGCGCCGAGGCGGGCGGGGCGGTGGTGGCGGCGGTCGGGTCGGGGATGCACGCCGCGGCCGGGCTCGCGGGGCGCTTCTTCGCGACGCTCGCCAGCGCCCACGTCAACGTGCGGGCGGTCGCGCAGGGCGGGGGCGACCATACGATCTCGGCCGTCGTCGCCGACGCCGAGGCGGCGCTGGCCGTCGGCGCGCTGCACGAGGCGTTCGCGATGCGGCGCCTGCGGACGCACCTCGTGGTCGTCGGTGCGGGCTCGCTCGGGCGCCGCCTGCTGGCGCTCCTCGACGCGCAGATCCCCCGGCTGCTCGACCACGGCCTGAACGTCGTGCTGGCGGGCGTGGCCGACAGTCGGCGTCTGCTGTGGGACCCGTCGGGCCTCGACCCGGCCTCCGCCGCCGACCGGCTGCCGGAAGGCGATCCCACCGACCTCGACGGCCTCGTCACCCGGCTCACCGGGGCCCGGCTGGAGCGGCTCGTCGTGGTGGACGCGACGGCGAGCGCGGCCGTCGCCGAGCGCCACGCGGCGTGGCTCGGGGCGGGTGTGGCCGTGGTGACGCCGAACAAGGAGGCCACAGGGCGGTCGGCTGCCGCCTGGGGCGAGGCGCAGCGGGCGTCGCGCGTGGGCGAGGCGCCCTACCTCTACGACGCGTCCGTGGGCGCCGGGCTCGGCCTGGTCGGGCGCCTCCGCGACCTCGTCCGCACCGGCGACCGGGTGCTGGAGATCGAGGGCGTGCTCTCGGGAACGCTGTCCTACGTCATGAACCGGATGCGCGACGGCGCCGCCTTCTCGGAGGCCGTCCGCGATGCCCGCACGGCGGGGCTGGCCGAGCCCGACGTGCGGGACGACCTCTCGGGGCGCGACGTGGCGCGCAAGCTGGCGTTGCTCGCTCGCGAGGTGGGCGTGGCCGTGAGCGCAGCCGACGTGTCGGTCGAGAGCCTCGTCCCGGACGGGCTGGAGGCGGTGTCGCTGGAGACGTTCTGGGAACGCCTGCCCGAGGCCGACGCTGCGTGGCAGGCCCGTCTCGGCGGCGCGTCCGCGGGGGAGGTCCAGTACGTCGCCCGGCTGGGGGCCGACGGGGCGATTCGCGCGGGCGTGGAGAGCGTTCGTGCCGAGGCGGGCTCGCTGCTGGCTGCGCTGCGCGGCTCCGAGATCGCCGTCGTCGTGCGCACCGAGCGGACGGGCGACCACCCCATCTTCTTCCAGGGCCCCGGCGCCAGCGCCGACGTGACGGCGGCCGTCGTCCTGGCTGACGTAGTGCGTGCGGCCGAGGCGATGCGGTAG
- the dapB gene encoding 4-hydroxy-tetrahydrodipicolinate reductase: MQFALVGTGRMGQAVDAVAAERGHAIVARFDAEAPLLDARDASALNGAEAVIDFSIPEVALDQIHRYAFWGVDAVVGTTGWTDHLDQVVEWVAEGQNGLLWAPNFSLGLALVSRALAGLLPLLDRLDEYDAAVHEVHHTGKLDSPSGTALRLAEELLAGLGRKTHIEAETQHGAIDPAALHVTSQRLGRVLGEHTVALDSEVDQIQIVHTAKSRRAFALGAVRAAEWVAGRQGVFTLEDMLQGEGTEG, translated from the coding sequence ATGCAATTTGCCCTGGTCGGCACCGGACGGATGGGGCAGGCCGTCGATGCCGTGGCCGCCGAGCGCGGCCATGCCATCGTCGCCCGCTTCGACGCCGAAGCGCCCCTGCTCGACGCCCGCGACGCCTCCGCACTGAACGGCGCCGAGGCGGTGATCGACTTCTCCATCCCGGAGGTCGCCCTCGACCAGATCCACCGCTACGCCTTCTGGGGCGTCGACGCGGTCGTCGGCACGACGGGGTGGACCGACCACCTCGACCAGGTCGTGGAGTGGGTGGCAGAGGGGCAGAACGGGCTGCTGTGGGCGCCCAACTTCTCGCTCGGGCTGGCGCTCGTATCGCGGGCGCTGGCGGGCCTGCTGCCACTGCTGGACCGCCTCGACGAGTACGACGCCGCCGTCCACGAGGTGCACCACACGGGCAAGCTGGACAGCCCCAGCGGCACGGCGCTCCGGCTGGCGGAGGAACTGCTCGCGGGGCTGGGCCGCAAGACGCACATCGAGGCCGAGACGCAGCACGGTGCCATCGACCCGGCGGCGCTCCACGTGACCAGCCAGCGGCTCGGCCGCGTGCTCGGCGAGCACACCGTGGCGCTCGACAGCGAGGTGGACCAGATCCAGATCGTCCACACGGCCAAGAGCCGCCGGGCGTTCGCCCTCGGCGCCGTCCGCGCCGCCGAGTGGGTCGCGGGCCGCCAGGGCGTCTTCACGCTGGAGGACATGCTGCAGGGGGAGGGGACGGAGGGATAG
- the dapA gene encoding 4-hydroxy-tetrahydrodipicolinate synthase, producing the protein MGPARQPLFRGTAPALVTPFTPDGRAIDEAAFRALIDFQIGGSSWGGEAYDGVEALVVLGTTGENPTVTDGERRRLVDLTLEHTAGRVPVIVGTGTNSTAETVTFSREAAEAGADGLLVVGPYYNKPTPAGVRAHLAAVADVTDCPIILYNVPGRTGSNLTAETTLSVLDLVPSVVGVKEASGDLNQIADLLAHAPDGVAVYSGDDDLALPTVALGADGLISVIANAAPGPVAELVRRALEDDLAGARALHFALLDAMRASFHEANPGPLKAVLAAQGRMEPTLRLPLAPLTEAGAAHVLAAYAAVTEAGRAA; encoded by the coding sequence ATGGGTCCCGCCCGCCAGCCTCTGTTCCGCGGCACCGCGCCCGCCCTCGTCACGCCGTTCACGCCGGACGGGCGGGCCATCGACGAGGCGGCGTTTCGCGCGCTGATCGACTTCCAGATCGGTGGCAGCTCGTGGGGCGGCGAGGCCTACGACGGCGTCGAGGCGCTCGTCGTACTCGGCACCACAGGCGAGAACCCGACCGTCACCGACGGCGAGCGGCGGCGGCTGGTGGACCTCACGCTGGAGCACACGGCGGGCCGCGTCCCGGTGATCGTGGGCACGGGCACCAACAGCACCGCCGAGACGGTCACCTTCTCCCGCGAGGCCGCCGAGGCGGGGGCGGACGGGCTGCTCGTCGTCGGGCCGTACTACAACAAGCCGACGCCCGCGGGCGTGCGCGCCCACCTCGCGGCCGTCGCCGACGTGACCGACTGCCCGATCATCCTCTACAACGTCCCCGGCCGGACGGGCTCGAACCTGACGGCGGAGACGACGCTGTCCGTGCTGGACCTCGTGCCGAGCGTCGTCGGGGTGAAGGAGGCGTCGGGCGACCTCAACCAGATCGCGGACCTGCTGGCGCACGCGCCGGACGGCGTCGCGGTCTACTCCGGCGACGACGATCTCGCGCTCCCCACCGTCGCCCTCGGGGCGGACGGGCTGATCTCGGTCATCGCCAACGCCGCGCCGGGGCCCGTCGCCGAACTGGTGCGCCGCGCGCTGGAGGACGACCTCGCAGGGGCACGGGCGCTCCACTTCGCCCTTCTCGACGCGATGCGGGCCAGCTTCCACGAGGCCAACCCGGGCCCGCTGAAGGCCGTCCTTGCCGCCCAGGGGCGCATGGAGCCGACCCTCCGCCTCCCGCTGGCGCCGCTCACCGAGGCGGGGGCTGCGCACGTGCTCGCGGCCTACGCGGCGGTCACCGAGGCGGGCCGGGCCGCGTAG
- a CDS encoding 2,3,4,5-tetrahydropyridine-2,6-dicarboxylate N-succinyltransferase, with protein MSDLAALQSAIDRHAEAPGPDARADFEALLDALEAGTIRAAEKGDDGTWRANGWVKRGILLGFRLGAIVDLSGDEFAFFDKDTYPIQRFGADRGVRIVPGGSTVRRGSYLAPGVVCMPPMYVNVGAYVGAGTMVDSHALVGSCGQIGERVHLSAAAQVGGVLEPIGAAPVVIEDDVFVGGGCGVYEGTVVRERAVLAAGVILTRSTRVYDLVNETVLRSTEAGPLEIPAGAVVVPGSRAVDSDFGRANGLALSAPCIVKYRDASTDASTTLEDALR; from the coding sequence ATGTCCGATCTCGCCGCTCTCCAGTCCGCCATCGACCGCCACGCCGAGGCGCCCGGCCCCGACGCCCGCGCGGACTTCGAGGCCCTCCTCGACGCGCTCGAAGCGGGCACGATCCGCGCCGCCGAGAAGGGTGACGACGGCACGTGGCGCGCCAACGGCTGGGTCAAGCGTGGCATCCTGCTGGGCTTCCGCCTCGGCGCCATCGTGGACCTGTCCGGCGACGAGTTCGCCTTCTTCGACAAGGACACCTACCCGATCCAGCGCTTCGGGGCGGACCGCGGCGTCCGCATCGTGCCGGGCGGGTCGACCGTGCGGCGCGGGTCGTACCTCGCGCCGGGCGTCGTCTGCATGCCGCCGATGTACGTCAACGTGGGCGCGTACGTGGGGGCGGGCACGATGGTCGACAGCCACGCGCTGGTCGGGAGCTGCGGCCAGATCGGCGAGCGGGTCCACCTGAGCGCGGCGGCTCAGGTCGGCGGCGTGCTGGAGCCCATCGGCGCGGCGCCGGTCGTGATCGAGGACGACGTGTTCGTCGGGGGCGGCTGCGGCGTCTACGAGGGGACGGTCGTCCGCGAGCGCGCGGTGCTGGCAGCGGGTGTCATCCTGACGCGCTCGACGCGGGTCTACGACCTCGTCAACGAGACCGTCCTCCGCTCCACCGAGGCGGGGCCGCTGGAGATCCCGGCGGGCGCGGTCGTGGTGCCGGGCAGCCGCGCCGTCGACTCTGACTTCGGCCGGGCGAACGGGCTCGCGCTCTCGGCGCCCTGCATCGTCAAGTACCGGGACGCCTCCACGGACGCCTCGACGACGCTGGAGGACGCGCTCCGGTAG
- the mreD gene encoding rod shape-determining protein MreD, translated as MPYVLRQVAVGLAVVLLQWLLSNLRLWDVWPDVVLLYVAYIALRRGRVAGATAGFGAGLAMDLLVMPDVLGLNTVLKTIMGFVIGLFRSEQGDNLRLTPVQAFVGAFVIAVVHNGLLTIVLALDQSTRTPFLVFGLWLGGALYTAVVALVGSLFRR; from the coding sequence ATGCCGTATGTGCTCCGCCAGGTCGCCGTGGGCCTGGCCGTGGTCCTGCTCCAGTGGCTCCTGAGCAACCTCCGGCTCTGGGATGTCTGGCCGGACGTGGTCCTGCTCTACGTCGCGTACATCGCCCTCCGGCGCGGCCGGGTGGCGGGCGCGACGGCGGGCTTCGGGGCCGGGCTGGCGATGGACCTGCTCGTGATGCCCGACGTGCTGGGTCTCAACACCGTCCTGAAGACCATCATGGGCTTCGTGATCGGCCTGTTCCGCTCCGAACAGGGAGACAACCTGAGACTGACGCCCGTCCAGGCGTTCGTCGGCGCGTTCGTGATCGCGGTCGTCCACAACGGACTGCTGACCATCGTGCTGGCGCTCGACCAGAGCACGCGGACGCCGTTCCTCGTCTTCGGCCTCTGGCTCGGCGGCGCGCTCTACACCGCCGTCGTCGCGCTCGTCGGGTCGCTGTTCCGGCGGTAA
- the dacB gene encoding D-alanyl-D-alanine carboxypeptidase/D-alanyl-D-alanine-endopeptidase, with product MSRAWPLALSLVLAVAAVLWLAPPSQADADGQEAQTLAIIDEILADADLPSAIWGIEVRDARDGRVVLSRNADKNLLPASNLKLFTTAVALDRLGPTFRYTTRLYHFGEVSADGTLRGDLVIRGSGDPTFGSEGHGDPLETWAEALVAAGVRRIDGRIIGDDDAFEDARYGEGWDVTHIATESYAPPAGGLVWGDNLVSIRIEGTSPGQAPRFESDPPGFAAVTGDAVTRSGGGRIDIERTLGTDTFVLRGGVPSNYRGTLRVPVANPTLFAVHAFALRLEEAGIDVSRAVRVDVDDSQQKPSYDGAEPLQAYVSPTLDEIVERINRESDNLYAEQVFRTIGGGDTDTAEDRVQAFVTAAGVDGGDLYLADGSGLSRKDMVTPASLGAVLRAMRAHPASGAFRRSLPEGGGAGSTLRNRLSGVPVRAKTGSLLAVRCLAGYVDGPSGTPYVFVLMANNYTTSGGRIAQAQDDIVRALATGRRVPADEE from the coding sequence ATGTCCCGCGCCTGGCCGCTCGCCCTGTCCCTCGTCCTCGCCGTCGCGGCCGTCCTCTGGCTCGCCCCGCCCTCCCAGGCCGACGCCGACGGACAGGAGGCCCAGACCCTCGCCATCATCGACGAGATCCTGGCCGACGCCGACCTGCCGTCGGCCATCTGGGGCATCGAGGTCCGCGACGCCCGCGACGGGCGCGTGGTGCTGAGCCGCAACGCGGACAAGAACCTGCTCCCGGCCTCCAACCTGAAGCTGTTCACGACCGCCGTCGCCCTCGACCGCCTCGGCCCGACGTTCCGCTACACGACGCGCCTCTACCACTTCGGCGAGGTCTCGGCCGACGGCACGCTCCGGGGCGACCTCGTCATCCGCGGCTCCGGCGACCCCACCTTCGGCAGTGAGGGCCACGGCGACCCGCTCGAGACCTGGGCCGAGGCGCTCGTGGCCGCGGGCGTCCGCCGCATCGACGGCCGCATCATCGGCGACGACGACGCGTTCGAGGACGCGCGCTACGGCGAGGGCTGGGACGTGACCCACATCGCGACCGAGAGCTACGCGCCGCCCGCGGGCGGCCTCGTCTGGGGCGACAACCTCGTCTCCATCCGCATCGAGGGGACGAGCCCGGGCCAGGCGCCGCGCTTCGAGTCCGACCCGCCCGGCTTCGCGGCCGTCACTGGCGACGCCGTGACGCGGTCCGGCGGGGGCCGCATCGACATCGAGCGGACGCTGGGGACGGACACGTTCGTGCTCCGCGGCGGCGTCCCCTCCAACTACCGCGGCACGCTCCGCGTCCCGGTCGCCAACCCGACCCTCTTCGCCGTCCACGCCTTCGCGTTGCGCCTGGAGGAAGCGGGCATCGACGTGTCCCGCGCCGTGCGCGTCGACGTGGACGACTCGCAGCAGAAGCCGTCCTATGACGGCGCCGAGCCGCTGCAGGCCTACGTCTCGCCGACGCTCGACGAGATCGTGGAGCGCATCAACCGCGAGTCGGACAACCTCTACGCCGAGCAGGTCTTCCGCACGATCGGCGGCGGCGACACGGACACCGCCGAGGACCGCGTGCAGGCGTTCGTGACGGCGGCGGGCGTCGACGGCGGCGACCTCTACCTCGCCGACGGCTCGGGCCTCTCGCGCAAGGACATGGTGACGCCGGCCTCGCTGGGCGCCGTCCTCCGCGCGATGCGGGCCCACCCCGCCAGCGGGGCGTTCCGGCGGTCGCTCCCCGAGGGCGGCGGCGCCGGCTCGACGCTGCGCAACCGGCTCTCAGGCGTGCCGGTCCGCGCCAAGACCGGCTCGCTGCTGGCCGTCCGCTGCCTCGCGGGCTACGTCGACGGGCCGAGCGGGACGCCGTACGTGTTCGTGTTGATGGCGAACAACTACACGACCAGCGGCGGGCGGATCGCGCAGGCGCAGGACGACATCGTGCGCGCCCTCGCCACCGGCCGCCGTGTCCCGGCGGACGAGGAGTAG
- the idi gene encoding isopentenyl-diphosphate Delta-isomerase, whose amino-acid sequence MTPDLTERVVLVDAADRELGTAEKLAVHRDGRLHRAVSVFLFDDRGRWLLQRRADGKYHSPGLWSNTACTHPRPGETPDAAAHRRLDEEMGVRCLLQPAFSRVYRADLVGPEKLVEHELDHVFVGRFQGTPVPAAAEVSSWEWAEADVLRADMATRPDRYTPWFRLFRDEVAEAARGFGAS is encoded by the coding sequence ATGACTCCCGACCTCACCGAGCGCGTCGTCCTCGTGGACGCCGCCGACCGCGAACTGGGCACGGCCGAAAAGCTGGCCGTCCACCGCGATGGGCGGCTGCACCGCGCCGTGTCCGTGTTCCTGTTCGACGACCGCGGCCGGTGGCTCCTCCAGCGCCGCGCAGACGGCAAGTACCACTCGCCGGGCCTCTGGTCGAACACGGCCTGCACGCACCCGCGCCCCGGCGAGACGCCTGACGCCGCGGCCCACCGCCGCCTCGACGAGGAGATGGGCGTCCGCTGCCTCCTCCAGCCCGCCTTCTCGCGCGTCTACCGGGCCGACCTCGTCGGCCCCGAGAAGCTGGTGGAGCACGAGTTGGACCACGTCTTCGTCGGCCGCTTCCAGGGGACGCCGGTGCCCGCCGCCGCGGAGGTGTCGAGTTGGGAGTGGGCCGAAGCCGACGTGCTCCGGGCGGACATGGCCACCCGGCCGGACCGCTACACGCCGTGGTTCCGCCTCTTCCGCGACGAGGTCGCCGAGGCGGCACGCGGCTTCGGGGCGTCGTAA